A window of Planifilum fulgidum genomic DNA:
CAAACTCTTGCTGAAAACCGACAGTATATTTTTTCCCGTCTACGATGATATCTTTCTGACCCTTTTGATTACTGCCCATCTGAAAACCAGCCCAGTAAGGTGTCTCATTATCCAATCTGGATATTTCATTCTTTTCCTGTTGGAGGATCTTTATAAGAACTTGTTCAATATCCTTTTCAGTCATATTTTTGGGAAACAAAGTGGTTTCTTTCACTGATTTTACTTTTCCTTGTTTATATCTGTATCGAGAGTTAGGATCAAAATATTTCGGGTGGTGACCCTCGAGGATGTGCTTCATAGATTGTTTATCTATGATTACAATCAAGTCTTTTTCCAGCTGAATCTTCTTGGGTTTATAATTCTTTATATAATTATCCAGTTCATGAGGAACACCACTTCTAATCCTTCCGTCCCTCATCAATTGCTCCAGAACTTGTTCAGGGATTTTTACCGGGGAATTCGGCAATGCCAAATCCGTTCCCTTTACCCTTTTCAGTCGTTTCCCCAAAACGGTTTCAAAGTAGAATTCATAGGCTTCATCGGTGTTTTGTGCCGGGGGCTTGATATTTTTCAGAAAGCCGTTTCGGGAATTGCACCCACAGGCAACCTGTTTCCCTCGGCTAAACAGATCCTCCAGTTTCCTCTTCGCCGTTTGTATGCCTTCGCCGAGGCGAGTTTTCGCCAATTTGTCATCCAATTTGCCGGCAAAGGCGAGGGCTTCATCGGCATACTTTCCGAGTTTGACCCATTTGGCCGCGGGAACCAGGGAAACACAACTGAGGCCGCGCTCCCATCCGGCCAATCGGTTGCCGTCGGTGTCTTTCCCGGTGAAACACCCGGACAAATCATCCAGTATGAGAAAATCCAGCGTCTCTTTTCCGACATAAGCGGCATCCTTCAGGATTTGTCCGGAGGCCACATAGTCTTTCGTTTTGTTCCACAAGCCGGAAAGCCAGCCTTCTTCTCCGGACTCCGCTTGGGATGAAGAGGCGGAAGAATTACCGCCGGATGTTGGATTCCCCGACGCGCTCCCGGAGCTGGAAGGAGAGGTGCCGCTTGCTGCCGGGGGCACACCCGGAGTTGCGCCGAATCCGTTGGAACCGCCCAACTCCGGAGGGATGGCGGCGTCAGGAGAACCGCCTGCCCCCGGATTCCCGCCGATGGAATCGCCAATCTCCGATGTGTTCCTTGAGGAAATCTCCCTCGGGCAGTTGACCCTGGATGATTTCCCGGACCCTTTTCTCCATCTGGATCAGGCCTTCTTCAATCCCCAGGGGTGGCACTATCCTTTAATCTGATTACTGTTAGATAATAGATATAGATAAGATTCAATCTCAAGCAATCCATGAAAAATGAAAAGTCGCCGACTTCCAGGGATTTTGCGCTATCGGAGGTCGACGACAGCAGATTTGTCTTAATAGACGACGAAAATAATCAGAACAAAATCGGTTCCAATTGACGGGTGCGAACACATATTAAATCTTTATCAGCAAGTCATTCACCAATATATTGTTTTTTAAAATCCAAAGTCTCCTCATACAATGCCTTTAAATTACGTTGTTGAACAATAGCATCACTAAAGGCATCGCACAACTCCTTAAAAAACTGAACAGCCCCATTTATCAAAGTTTTGATCAACTCCTCTCTGGGCAACAGCCACTTCCCATATTCTCCACCTTCACCAACTGTCATTAACACCCAATTCGGTCCTTTCTCTTCAAAATCTATTGGTATCGGTTGATCAGGCAAAAACATTCCTCCGCATCCTTCATTCATTAAGTCTTCAATGGCATTAAGCAAATAACTCCAGTACTCTATAATAAAATCCCCAAATTTTTCGGTCAGTATTGGTTGCCCATAGTAAGACAGTTCAATGTGACCTTGTAATCTCTTAAAATCCAGATAGGGTTCCGCTTTTCTCAATGTGTCCGTATCATTAATCGGTATTTCCGCAGGAAATGACGGATTCTTAATGCGGATAACGGGAAAGTAAATGTACGTTTGCACTTGAAACATCAAAATCTCTCCTTACCGGATCATTTATCGGGTAAATCGACTATCGGATAAAATTGCCCAACTCTTCGATAACGCATTCCATTTGAAATAACCTCTTCCTGAAACCCAATGACATATTTTATCCCATCGACAATGATGTCTTTGCCTTTACCTTTAACTTTTTTACCCAACTGAAATCCACGTGTACTAGGCCACTTGGATATTACATCTCTTTCCTGTTGAACAATCTTTATTAGAAGTTGTTCAACATCCTTTTCAGTCATATTTTTGGGAAACAGAGTATTCTTTTCCTTTACATTCCCATTGTGTTTGATTCGAGCTTTCGGATTAAAGTGTTTCGGATGATGACCCTCAAGGATGTACTTCATGGCATCTTTATCAATAGTTACAATCAGGTCTTTATCCAATTGAATTTTTTGTGGTTTATAATTTTTTATATAATTGTCTAATTTTCGGGGAATTCCCCTTTTGACCCTCCCGTCCTTTATCCATTGACCCAGAACTTCTCCAGGGATGTTCACCGGAGAATTTGGTGAAGCCAAATCAGTTGCTTTTACGCGTCTTAGTCGTTTCCCCAGAATGGTTTCAAAGTAGGCTTCATAAGCTTCATCGGTATTTTGTGACGGGTGCCTAACATTTTCCAGAAAATGATTTCGAGAATTGCACCCACAGGCAACCTGTTTCCCCCGGCCGAACAGATCCTCCAGCTTCCTCTTCGCCGTTCGCATGCCCTCGCCCAAGCGAGTGCTTGCCAGTTTGTCATCCAGCTTGCTGGCAAAGGCGAAGACCTCGTCGGCATATTTCCCGAATTTGGCCCATTTGGCCGCGGGAACCAGGGAAACACAACTAAGACCGCGCTCCCAGCCGGCCAGTTGGTTGCCGTCGGTGTCTTTCCCGGTGAAACACCCGGATACATCATCCAAAATGAGAAAATCCAGTGTCTCTTTCCCGATATGGGCGGCATCCTTCAGGATTTGTCCGGAGGCCATATAGTCTTTCGTTTTGTTCCACAACCCGGATAGCCAGCCTTCTTCTCCGGACTCCGCTTGGGATGAAGATGCGGAAGAATTACTGCCGGATGTTGGATTTCCCGACCCGCTCCCGGAGCTGGAAGAAGAGGTACCGCTTGCTGCCGGGGGCACACCCGGAGTTGCGCCGAATCCGTTGGAACCGCCCAACTCCGGAGGAATACCGACATCAGGAGAACCGTCTGTCTCCGGATTCCCACTGATGGAATCGCCAACCCAGAAGTGTTCCCGGGAGGAACATTTCCCTCGGGCAGTTGGCCCTGGATGATTTCCCGGACCTTTTCCTCCATGGCCGACTGGATCAGGCCTTTTCCATCCGATATGGTCATGTACAAAAGACCGGTGAAGAGCGCCCCCACGGCGATGATGATTACATATTCCATCGTCGGGGAGCCCCTGCGGGCCCAGCCGCGGCTTCGGCGCAGACGTTTCCAAGCTTTAAAAAACCACTTCATGGAAAACTCCGCTCCCGTTAAATCGGCATGAGAACAATGTTAAATCCGTATTTGAACACAGCCCAGACCAATCCCGGTCAGAACCAGCAACCATCCCTTCCAAAGGGGAAACTCATGGGCTTCGGACACGGCACCGGCAAGGATCACAATCGCCCAGACGGTCAAGATTGCATCCAGCAGCAGGAAAAAGAAATACGCCACCAGGAGAAAGAAACTGGAATCGATCCGGAAAGTCAGTTCCATCCAAGCTTCCTCCCGGAAAACGGCCAACTGCATCAGCCAGAGAATCAGTTTGGCCACACCCGGCAGCATGGCCGCCGCCGTCGCCGTCTGCACATCCCGCCAGCGACCCTTGCCGCCAACAAACCGTTCCAGTCCGTAAAACACAGCGCTGTATATCATACAGAACAAAGGCCCCGCTCCGACGCTGAACAGAAAAACGGCGCCCACCGCCGGTCAGGTTATGGACGGAGTTTCTGAAGGAAGCGATTTTTCGTCGCCTCTCCGTTGTATATGGTGTTGAAAAATTACTTTCTTTTTTTAGACTTCTTGCTGAGATGTTCTGGTTGGGGTGGTGAAAAAATTGGGGGGGAGGTGGCCATCACCATGATAAAAAAGATGAATGTATCCTGCTGAATCAAATATTTATGAAAAGTATTTGCCTGCCATAAACATCTGAGCAACTAACCGCCAGGTAGGTTGTTCAGGAAGAGGAATATTATTGTTCTTGCACCATCCTTCCAAGTTTGCTAACCATCCCGATACCCCATCCAAAAAATAATCCAGCTTATCATTCCCTCTCCACTCTGCACGGTTTTTTCTCACGTCTTCCATAAGTGCTTCCAGAAATTCTATTAGTTCTTCCCTCGTTTCAACTTTATCAACCATTTCATCGATATCCATTGATACATCACCCCTAAAACTAAAATTTATCTACATTATTTATCAGTTTTCCCCTTGTGGCTATTTATTTTTGCCTCTCCCTTTCCAACTCCCATCATTCTTAACCGTGTTATTTTTACCCTTTCTCACCTTTACTGACTTCCCATCATTCTTAGTCGTCCATTTCCATTTTAGTTCTCTTTTTACGGTATTTGGATCCGCCTTTACCCACCTAATTTTAACCCCAGCCTGCTGGAAAACATACAATCTCCTATTGTCCAATGTATAGATTTTACCATTTCTCTCAAAAACCCGAATAGGAGGAATGTCATCAGGTTTTACCTTGCTAGATTTCAGGTCTTCTATCAGCTTGTATATTGATCTTCCGTCCCTGAATCTAGGAGAAATTTCGTCATGAGTAAACCGGACCTGCTTAGGATCTATATAACCACGATTGCCAATCAGTTTTGGAGTATGGAATTTGCCAACATTATCATCACAACCACACGCGACCTCTTTCCCTCTTCTGAATAGATCCTCCACTTTATCCTTCGCCGTTTGCATGCCTTCACCCAAACGGGTGCTTGCCAATTTGTCGTCCAACTTGCCGGCAAAGGTGAGGGCTTCATCGGCATACTTTCCGAGTTTGACCCATTTGGCCGCGGGAACCAGGGAAACACAGCTGAGGCCGCGCTCCCATCCGGCCAATTGGTTGCCGTCGGTGTCTTTCCCGGTAAAACACCCGGATACATCATCCAATATGAGAAAATCCAGCGTCTCTTTCCCGATATGGGCGGCATCCTTCAGGATTTGTCCGGAGGTCACATAGTTTTTCGCTTTGTTCCACCAGCTAGAAAACCCGCCCTTTTCCTCGGACTCCGATGGGGATGAAGATGCGGAGGCATTTCCATCTGCACTCCCTGATCCGCCCCCGGTGGTGGAAGGGGATGTTCCGTCTGCTTTCGGGTT
This region includes:
- a CDS encoding pre-toxin TG domain-containing protein, producing MGGSNGFGATPGVPPAASGTSPSSSGSASGNPTSGGNSSASSSQAESGEEGWLSGLWNKTKDYVASGQILKDAAYVGKETLDFLILDDLSGCFTGKDTDGNRLAGWERGLSCVSLVPAAKWVKLGKYADEALAFAGKLDDKLAKTRLGEGIQTAKRKLEDLFSRGKQVACGCNSRNGFLKNIKPPAQNTDEAYEFYFETVLGKRLKRVKGTDLALPNSPVKIPEQVLEQLMRDGRIRSGVPHELDNYIKNYKPKKIQLEKDLIVIIDKQSMKHILEGHHPKYFDPNSRYRYKQGKVKSVKETTLFPKNMTEKDIEQVLIKILQQEKNEISRLDNETPYWAGFQMGSNQKGQKDIIVDGKKYTVGFQQEFVSNGMRYRRVGQFYPKVK
- a CDS encoding pre-toxin TG domain-containing protein: METSAPKPRLGPQGLPDDGICNHHRRGGALHRSFVHDHIGWKRPDPVGHGGKGPGNHPGPTARGKCSSREHFWVGDSISGNPETDGSPDVGIPPELGGSNGFGATPGVPPAASGTSSSSSGSGSGNPTSGSNSSASSSQAESGEEGWLSGLWNKTKDYMASGQILKDAAHIGKETLDFLILDDVSGCFTGKDTDGNQLAGWERGLSCVSLVPAAKWAKFGKYADEVFAFASKLDDKLASTRLGEGMRTAKRKLEDLFGRGKQVACGCNSRNHFLENVRHPSQNTDEAYEAYFETILGKRLRRVKATDLASPNSPVNIPGEVLGQWIKDGRVKRGIPRKLDNYIKNYKPQKIQLDKDLIVTIDKDAMKYILEGHHPKHFNPKARIKHNGNVKEKNTLFPKNMTEKDVEQLLIKIVQQERDVISKWPSTRGFQLGKKVKGKGKDIIVDGIKYVIGFQEEVISNGMRYRRVGQFYPIVDLPDK
- a CDS encoding YIP1 family protein, whose translation is MGAVFLFSVGAGPLFCMIYSAVFYGLERFVGGKGRWRDVQTATAAAMLPGVAKLILWLMQLAVFREEAWMELTFRIDSSFFLLVAYFFFLLLDAILTVWAIVILAGAVSEAHEFPLWKGWLLVLTGIGLGCVQIRI
- a CDS encoding DUF7660 family protein — encoded protein: MDIDEMVDKVETREELIEFLEALMEDVRKNRAEWRGNDKLDYFLDGVSGWLANLEGWCKNNNIPLPEQPTWRLVAQMFMAGKYFS
- a CDS encoding pre-toxin TG domain-containing protein encodes the protein MKKRFFGEEKRRYQSVGTWVRKGSATMEYIILIAVGVLFAGLLYLAMSDGEGLIQSAMEKRVQEIIQGQLPEGEVPSGNNSGISGSSGIGNAPEIGDPGEIGGNPEIGASPDAGIPPELEGPSAGSGTTPADGNPKADGTSPSTTGGGSGSADGNASASSSPSESEEKGGFSSWWNKAKNYVTSGQILKDAAHIGKETLDFLILDDVSGCFTGKDTDGNQLAGWERGLSCVSLVPAAKWVKLGKYADEALTFAGKLDDKLASTRLGEGMQTAKDKVEDLFRRGKEVACGCDDNVGKFHTPKLIGNRGYIDPKQVRFTHDEISPRFRDGRSIYKLIEDLKSSKVKPDDIPPIRVFERNGKIYTLDNRRLYVFQQAGVKIRWVKADPNTVKRELKWKWTTKNDGKSVKVRKGKNNTVKNDGSWKGRGKNK